The Halalkalibacter krulwichiae genome has a segment encoding these proteins:
- the ilvB gene encoding acetolactate synthase large subunit produces the protein MSTKLENKELETVEEPKELSGSSMLIEALAKEGVEVIFGYPGGAILPTYDEIYKTGIHHVLARHEQGAIHAAEGYARVSGKPGVCVVTSGPGATNVITGIADAMIDSLPLVVITGQVATTVIGTDAFQEADIIGITMPITKHNYQVRSVDEFPRILKEAFHIATTGRPGPVLIDLPKDVSLATGLFDYTKEVNLPGYQPTTIPNRLQVRKVVEAVMAAKKPVILAGAGVLHGKATDELLAYVEETKIPVVNTLLGLGSFPGDHELFLGMAGMHGTYTANMAIHESDLLINIGARFDDRLTGNLDHFAPNARVVHIDIDPAEIGKIIETEIPVVGDAKHAVQMLLDEQSESGDTKAWVEKLQGLKEEYPLWYQEDGETIKPQHLIEIIHEVTNGEAIVTTDVGQHQMWSAQFYRFNKPNRWVTSGGLGTMGFGFPAAIGAQFAEPKSPVVAVIGDAGFQMTAQELSLLQELHLPVKIVIVNNASLGMVRQWQQLFHGERYSNSLFPIQPNFVKLADAYDIKGMKVEKVSELKGALEEMIAHPGPVLLDVRVAKEENVYPMISPGKGQHQMEGVKPQ, from the coding sequence ATGAGTACAAAATTGGAAAATAAAGAACTTGAAACAGTGGAAGAACCAAAAGAACTTTCTGGTTCAAGTATGTTAATTGAAGCACTTGCTAAAGAAGGTGTTGAAGTCATTTTTGGTTATCCAGGTGGAGCGATCTTACCGACATATGATGAAATTTATAAAACAGGTATTCACCATGTGTTAGCCAGACATGAACAAGGAGCCATTCACGCGGCAGAAGGTTATGCGAGAGTTTCAGGGAAACCGGGGGTTTGTGTCGTAACATCCGGCCCAGGTGCAACAAATGTAATTACGGGAATTGCTGATGCGATGATAGACTCACTTCCTCTAGTTGTTATTACAGGTCAGGTTGCAACGACGGTTATTGGAACAGATGCGTTCCAAGAGGCGGATATCATCGGAATTACAATGCCGATTACGAAGCACAATTATCAGGTTCGTTCTGTAGATGAGTTTCCGAGAATCCTAAAAGAAGCATTCCATATTGCTACAACCGGTCGTCCGGGTCCTGTATTAATTGATTTACCAAAAGATGTATCCTTAGCAACTGGTTTATTTGATTATACAAAGGAAGTTAACTTACCAGGTTATCAACCGACAACAATTCCAAATCGCCTGCAAGTTCGCAAGGTTGTCGAAGCAGTAATGGCAGCGAAAAAGCCTGTAATTTTAGCTGGGGCTGGAGTGCTACATGGAAAAGCAACAGATGAGTTACTAGCTTATGTAGAAGAAACAAAGATCCCAGTTGTTAACACATTACTAGGATTAGGGAGCTTCCCAGGAGATCATGAACTGTTCTTAGGAATGGCGGGAATGCATGGTACTTATACAGCGAATATGGCTATCCATGAATCAGATCTGTTAATTAATATTGGAGCTAGATTTGATGACCGATTAACTGGAAACTTAGATCACTTTGCTCCAAATGCAAGAGTGGTTCATATCGACATTGATCCTGCAGAAATTGGCAAAATCATTGAAACAGAAATTCCGGTTGTTGGGGATGCGAAACATGCTGTTCAAATGTTGCTTGATGAGCAATCTGAGAGTGGAGATACGAAAGCATGGGTTGAGAAGTTACAAGGACTAAAAGAGGAATATCCACTTTGGTATCAAGAAGATGGTGAAACGATTAAACCACAGCATTTAATTGAGATCATTCATGAAGTGACGAATGGTGAGGCGATTGTTACGACTGATGTAGGCCAGCATCAAATGTGGTCTGCTCAATTCTACCGATTTAATAAGCCGAACCGTTGGGTTACATCTGGAGGACTTGGAACAATGGGATTTGGTTTCCCGGCTGCGATTGGAGCACAATTTGCAGAACCGAAGTCACCGGTTGTAGCTGTTATTGGGGATGCTGGTTTCCAAATGACGGCTCAAGAGCTATCACTTTTACAAGAATTACATTTACCGGTGAAAATTGTCATTGTGAACAACGCTTCGCTAGGAATGGTTAGACAATGGCAACAATTATTTCATGGAGAGCGCTATTCAAACTCTTTATTCCCAATCCAACCTAACTTTGTCAAACTAGCAGATGCTTACGACATTAAAGGAATGAAGGTAGAGAAGGTGTCAGAGTTAAAAGGTGCATTGGAAGAGATGATTGCTCACCCAGGTCCGGTTTTACTAGATGTTCGCGTTGCAAAAGAAGAAAATGTGTATCCAATGATCTCGCCAGGAAAAGGTCAACATCAAATGGAGGGGGTTAAACCACAATGA
- the ilvD gene encoding dihydroxy-acid dehydratase, with amino-acid sequence MRSNMIKKGIDRAPHRSLLRAAGVKDEDMDKPFIGVCNSYIDIIPGHMHLNKFAEVAKEAIREAGGIPFEFNTIGVDDGIAMGHIGMRYSLPSREIICDAAETVINAHWFDGVFYIPNCDKITPGMLMAAVRTNVPAVFVSGGPMEAGKTQDGKNLSLTSVFEGVGAFSSGKMSREELLEIEQTACPTCGSCSGMFTANSMNSLMEMLGLALPGNGTIVATSNERHKLIKDAAKHLMKLIEKDIRPRDIVTKETIDDAFALDMAMGGSTNTVLHTLAIANEAEIDYDLNRINEVAERVPYLSKISPASDYSMDDVHHAGGVSAIIKELCSIEGAIHPERITITGKSLYENVKDAEITNDDVIRRKDNPYSPVGGLSILYGNIAPNGGVIKVGAVDPSIKVFEGEAIVFNSQEEAQDAINEGTVREGHVVVIRYEGPKGGPGMPEMLAPTSAIAGRGLSTKVALITDGRFSGASRGISIGHISPEAADGGPIAFVENGDKIRIDLTNRTIEWLVSDEVHASRKEGWVEPEPKVKKGYLARYAKLVTSANTGGVMKI; translated from the coding sequence ATGAGAAGTAACATGATTAAAAAAGGGATTGATCGAGCGCCACATCGTAGCTTGCTTCGAGCAGCTGGTGTAAAAGATGAGGATATGGATAAGCCATTTATTGGTGTTTGTAACTCTTATATTGATATTATCCCTGGTCATATGCATTTAAATAAATTTGCGGAAGTGGCTAAAGAAGCGATTCGTGAAGCTGGTGGAATTCCATTTGAATTCAACACAATCGGTGTTGACGATGGAATAGCAATGGGACATATCGGAATGCGTTATTCTCTTCCGAGTCGTGAAATCATCTGTGACGCTGCAGAAACAGTCATTAATGCTCACTGGTTTGATGGAGTGTTCTATATTCCAAACTGTGACAAAATCACACCAGGAATGCTAATGGCAGCAGTTAGAACGAATGTACCAGCTGTATTTGTATCAGGTGGTCCGATGGAAGCGGGAAAAACGCAAGATGGTAAGAACCTTTCTTTAACTTCAGTATTTGAAGGGGTAGGCGCATTCTCGTCAGGTAAAATGTCAAGGGAAGAATTGCTTGAAATCGAACAAACAGCTTGTCCGACGTGTGGTTCTTGCTCAGGGATGTTTACAGCCAATTCAATGAACTCATTGATGGAGATGTTAGGTCTTGCTCTACCAGGGAATGGAACAATTGTTGCAACATCAAATGAGCGTCACAAATTAATCAAAGACGCTGCTAAGCATCTCATGAAATTAATTGAAAAAGACATTAGACCTCGTGATATTGTTACGAAAGAGACAATCGATGATGCTTTCGCACTTGATATGGCAATGGGTGGTTCTACAAATACAGTTCTCCATACATTAGCGATTGCAAATGAAGCTGAAATTGATTATGACTTAAACAGAATCAATGAAGTGGCTGAAAGAGTTCCGTATTTAAGTAAAATTAGTCCAGCATCTGATTATTCTATGGACGATGTACATCATGCAGGTGGAGTGAGTGCCATCATTAAAGAGCTTTGCTCGATTGAAGGAGCTATTCACCCTGAACGAATTACGATCACTGGAAAAAGCTTATACGAAAATGTAAAAGACGCTGAAATTACAAATGATGATGTTATCCGTCGTAAAGATAACCCATATAGTCCTGTCGGTGGATTGTCCATCTTATACGGTAACATTGCACCAAATGGGGGAGTTATAAAAGTAGGAGCTGTTGATCCTTCAATAAAGGTATTTGAAGGGGAAGCGATTGTCTTTAACTCTCAAGAAGAAGCACAAGATGCAATCAACGAAGGAACTGTACGTGAAGGTCATGTTGTAGTCATTCGTTATGAAGGACCTAAAGGAGGTCCTGGAATGCCTGAAATGTTAGCACCTACATCAGCCATTGCAGGTCGTGGCTTAAGTACAAAAGTTGCATTGATTACAGACGGAAGATTCTCGGGTGCATCGAGAGGAATTTCGATAGGGCATATTTCACCGGAAGCAGCTGATGGTGGACCGATCGCATTTGTAGAAAACGGAGATAAAATCCGTATTGATTTAACAAATAGAACAATTGAGTGGCTCGTTTCTGACGAAGTACACGCTTCGCGCAAAGAAGGTTGGGTAGAGCCAGAGCCGAAAGTGAAAAAAGGCTATCTCGCTAGATATGCAAAGTTAGTAACATCTGCAAACACAGGTGGAGTAATGAAAATTTAA
- the ilvE gene encoding branched-chain-amino-acid transaminase — protein MSEQWIYLSGEYVLKEDAKISVYDHGFLYGDGVFEGIRVYDGNVFRLQEHLDRLYNSAKSIMLTIPHTKDEMKELVIQTLQKNALNNAYIRLIVSRGVGNLGLDPASCPKPQVIIIAEELAIFPKELYESGLEIITVATRRNRPDVLSPKVKSLNYLNNILVKIEASLAGVSEALMLNDQGYVAEGSADNVFIVRGKQVITPPGYIGALEGITRNAIIEIAKDLKYTVKEEPFTRHDVYTADEVFLTGTAAEVIAVVKVDGRIIGEGKPGKETNSLLKAFRERVVEEGEKVYTKAL, from the coding sequence ATGAGTGAACAGTGGATTTATTTAAGTGGAGAATATGTCCTAAAAGAGGACGCGAAAATTTCCGTATATGATCACGGTTTCCTATATGGTGATGGAGTGTTTGAAGGAATTCGTGTATATGATGGAAATGTCTTTCGTTTACAAGAGCATTTAGATAGGCTGTACAATTCAGCGAAATCGATCATGCTGACTATTCCACACACCAAAGATGAAATGAAAGAATTAGTAATCCAAACTCTTCAGAAAAACGCGCTCAATAATGCGTACATTCGCCTTATTGTATCGAGAGGAGTAGGAAACCTTGGCTTAGATCCTGCATCATGTCCTAAGCCACAAGTAATCATTATCGCTGAGGAATTAGCTATCTTTCCTAAGGAATTATATGAATCAGGTTTAGAAATAATCACTGTGGCAACACGTAGAAATCGACCTGATGTACTTAGTCCTAAAGTGAAATCACTGAATTATTTGAATAATATTCTAGTGAAAATAGAAGCTAGTCTTGCAGGTGTTAGTGAAGCGCTAATGTTAAATGATCAAGGATATGTTGCTGAAGGATCAGCAGATAATGTCTTTATCGTAAGAGGAAAGCAAGTAATTACTCCTCCAGGTTACATTGGAGCTTTAGAAGGGATTACTAGAAATGCCATTATTGAAATAGCAAAAGACCTTAAATATACAGTAAAAGAAGAACCTTTTACAAGACATGATGTCTATACAGCAGATGAGGTGTTCTTAACTGGTACAGCTGCAGAAGTAATTGCAGTAGTGAAAGTAGATGGCCGGATCATTGGAGAAGGCAAACCAGGAAAAGAAACAAACTCTTTACTGAAAGCATTTAGAGAAAGAGTTGTAGAAGAGGGAGAAAAGGTTTATACAAAAGCCTTGTAA
- a CDS encoding metallophosphoesterase family protein codes for MKALIISDSHGWTHELKTIIDRHRNQVDVIFHCGDSELSENDEALKGVNVVRGNCDFGDDFPEELIESVGGVTFFVAHGHHYNVKMTYVPLSYRAEEHQANVTCFGHSHVATAFMENEVLYINPGSIRLPRQHPQGTYCICEYDEKEISVTFFNTHGENIPELTVAFKRK; via the coding sequence ATGAAAGCATTAATAATCAGCGATAGCCATGGTTGGACACACGAGTTAAAAACGATAATTGATCGTCACCGAAATCAAGTTGATGTTATTTTTCATTGTGGAGACTCAGAACTATCAGAAAATGATGAAGCGCTGAAAGGTGTAAATGTAGTTAGAGGTAATTGTGATTTTGGTGATGACTTTCCAGAAGAACTTATAGAGTCAGTTGGTGGAGTCACCTTTTTTGTTGCACATGGTCATCATTACAATGTGAAAATGACATATGTGCCGCTAAGCTATCGTGCGGAAGAGCATCAAGCGAATGTGACTTGTTTTGGGCACTCGCATGTTGCTACGGCATTTATGGAAAATGAAGTTCTCTACATTAATCCTGGGAGCATTCGTTTACCTCGTCAACACCCGCAAGGAACTTATTGTATTTGTGAGTATGATGAGAAAGAAATTTCGGTAACATTTTTTAATACTCATGGCGAAAATATTCCTGAATTGACAGTGGCGTTTAAGCGGAAATAA
- a CDS encoding XTP/dITP diphosphatase, with protein sequence MKIELVIATQNKGKLAEFEQMFGVEGFEVKSLIDYPELPEINEDGQTFAENAAKKAETLANYLNQMVIADDSGLVIDALNGRPGVYSARYAGEEKSDVANMDKVLKEMVDIPAEDRSARFVCVMAVAKPNETTKFYEGVCEGTISLEAVGTNGFGYDPIFYVPSFEKTMAQLSSEQKNKISHRGNALNRLLDNKDEWR encoded by the coding sequence ATGAAAATAGAATTGGTAATCGCCACACAAAACAAAGGGAAGTTAGCCGAATTTGAACAAATGTTTGGGGTGGAAGGTTTTGAGGTGAAGTCATTAATCGACTATCCGGAATTACCAGAGATTAATGAAGATGGACAAACGTTTGCAGAGAATGCTGCAAAAAAAGCAGAAACGTTAGCTAACTATTTGAATCAGATGGTTATAGCTGATGATTCTGGATTAGTCATAGATGCTTTAAACGGCCGACCAGGTGTTTATTCAGCAAGATATGCAGGTGAGGAAAAAAGTGATGTTGCGAATATGGATAAAGTCTTAAAGGAAATGGTTGATATACCTGCTGAGGATCGCTCGGCACGTTTTGTATGTGTAATGGCTGTTGCGAAACCAAACGAGACAACAAAGTTTTATGAAGGAGTTTGTGAAGGGACGATCTCATTAGAAGCTGTTGGAACGAACGGCTTTGGATATGACCCGATCTTTTATGTACCTTCTTTTGAAAAAACAATGGCCCAATTGTCCTCTGAACAAAAAAATAAAATTAGTCATCGTGGCAATGCCTTAAACCGTTTATTAGATAACAAAGACGAGTGGCGCTAG
- the rph gene encoding ribonuclease PH, which produces MRVDGRVATELRQVTIETDYIKHPEGSVLISMGDTKVICAATVEDRVPPFLRGQGKGWITAEYSMLPRATEQRNIRESSKGKVSGRTMEIQRLIGRALRTIIDLDKIGEKTVWIDCDVIQADGGTRTAAITGAFVALTLAMEKALKAGKIKEWPINDYLAAVSVGVDSEKGELLDLCYLEDAAAEVDMNVVMTGQHQFVELQGTGEEATFSRAQLNALLDLAEGGIDSLISIQQKALGSIAERIQGKKEGAQA; this is translated from the coding sequence ATGAGAGTAGATGGACGCGTTGCTACTGAACTCAGACAAGTGACAATTGAAACTGATTATATAAAGCATCCTGAAGGATCTGTGCTAATCTCTATGGGAGATACGAAGGTAATTTGTGCGGCGACAGTAGAAGATCGTGTGCCGCCTTTTTTGAGAGGGCAAGGAAAAGGATGGATAACGGCTGAATATTCAATGCTTCCAAGGGCAACGGAACAAAGAAACATTCGTGAGTCATCAAAGGGAAAAGTTTCGGGTCGGACTATGGAAATCCAAAGACTGATCGGAAGGGCGCTACGTACAATTATCGATTTAGATAAAATAGGCGAGAAAACGGTTTGGATAGATTGTGATGTTATTCAAGCTGATGGGGGCACTCGCACAGCTGCTATAACCGGAGCTTTTGTCGCATTAACATTAGCAATGGAGAAAGCACTAAAGGCTGGCAAAATAAAAGAGTGGCCTATTAACGACTATTTAGCAGCGGTTTCAGTAGGGGTTGACTCAGAAAAAGGAGAATTATTGGATCTTTGTTATCTTGAAGATGCGGCTGCGGAAGTAGATATGAATGTTGTGATGACAGGTCAACATCAATTTGTTGAACTTCAAGGTACGGGGGAAGAAGCGACTTTTTCACGAGCGCAACTGAATGCATTACTTGATTTAGCTGAGGGTGGTATTGATTCGTTAATTTCGATCCAACAAAAGGCGTTAGGATCAATAGCTGAACGGATTCAAGGAAAAAAAGAAGGGGCGCAAGCATGA
- a CDS encoding GerMN domain-containing protein produces the protein MRKVFRKGVPVLAMATVLTMTACSFGSNEATNEMDTPPTNYLEESESLELDEDVEEGEDVESSEGEEAVEESTKRELYLIDSNGLVVPQTLELPRTQSVLQQSLEYLVEGGPVTEMLPNGFRAVLPAGTEISVDLKEDGIAVADFSNEFKNYDPNQEKQILEAITFTLTQFENVDSVQIRINGHKQDMMPVGGTPIGEGVSRADGINIETGDITDVVNSKGVTLYFLAENGDNTYYVPVTRRVPLGEEALTVAVNELLKGPSHQSELLTDFRQGVALLEEPKYENGLVTLNFNESILTQLQATAVSQEALDMLALTLTEQEGIEKIAIEVNGEADVLTESGEQAEPVSRPELVNTGEF, from the coding sequence ATGCGTAAAGTATTCCGAAAAGGTGTTCCCGTTCTTGCAATGGCTACAGTATTAACGATGACAGCTTGTTCGTTTGGGTCGAATGAGGCGACGAATGAGATGGATACACCACCGACGAATTATCTTGAAGAAAGTGAATCTTTGGAGTTGGATGAGGATGTAGAAGAAGGAGAAGATGTTGAATCGTCAGAGGGAGAAGAGGCTGTAGAAGAATCAACAAAGCGTGAGTTATACTTAATTGATTCAAATGGACTAGTCGTTCCACAGACGTTAGAGTTGCCTAGAACACAAAGTGTTCTACAGCAATCACTAGAATATTTAGTAGAAGGTGGACCTGTTACAGAGATGCTTCCAAACGGTTTCCGTGCAGTGTTGCCTGCAGGGACAGAAATTAGTGTTGATTTAAAAGAAGATGGTATTGCTGTAGCTGATTTCTCGAATGAGTTTAAAAACTATGATCCTAATCAAGAGAAACAAATATTAGAAGCGATCACGTTTACGCTGACACAATTTGAGAATGTCGATAGTGTACAAATTCGTATTAATGGACATAAACAAGATATGATGCCTGTAGGTGGAACTCCGATTGGAGAAGGGGTTAGTAGAGCTGACGGGATTAATATTGAAACAGGCGACATTACCGATGTTGTAAACAGTAAAGGAGTTACCCTTTACTTCCTCGCTGAAAATGGGGACAACACGTACTATGTTCCAGTTACTCGCCGTGTTCCTCTTGGTGAAGAGGCTCTAACAGTAGCCGTTAATGAATTGCTAAAAGGTCCATCTCACCAATCGGAACTGCTAACAGACTTTAGACAAGGGGTTGCGCTCCTAGAAGAGCCGAAATATGAAAATGGTCTTGTCACTTTGAATTTCAATGAATCAATCTTAACGCAACTTCAGGCGACGGCTGTGTCTCAAGAAGCATTAGATATGTTAGCTTTGACACTGACGGAACAAGAGGGGATTGAGAAGATTGCGATTGAAGTGAATGGAGAGGCGGATGTTCTAACTGAATCTGGGGAACAAGCTGAGCCTGTTTCAAGACCAGAACTTGTTAATACTGGAGAATTTTAA
- the racE gene encoding glutamate racemase has protein sequence MDRPIGVIDSGLGGLTVAKEIMRQLPKEEIVYIGDSARCPYGPRSAEEVRKFTWEMIDYLLDENMKMLVIACNTATAVVLEEVKKELAIPVVGVVHPGAISALKVTKRDHVAIIGTTGTIDSKAYEKALKSIKSDVKVTSLACPPFVPLVENGLFTGEEAQGTVDRVLKPLDGIGYDTLILGCTHYPLLKDVISKRVGPSIEIISSGDETAREVSSLLYHKNLLYTDERKPRHRFFTTGDAARFKTLADAWLEIEVEHVETIALERNTI, from the coding sequence TTGGATAGACCGATTGGAGTTATTGATTCCGGATTAGGTGGACTAACAGTAGCGAAGGAAATTATGAGACAATTGCCGAAAGAGGAAATTGTTTATATTGGAGATTCTGCGCGTTGTCCATATGGTCCGCGTTCTGCTGAGGAAGTTAGAAAGTTTACTTGGGAAATGATTGATTATTTACTTGATGAGAACATGAAAATGCTTGTAATTGCTTGTAACACGGCTACAGCAGTTGTTCTAGAAGAAGTAAAAAAAGAGTTAGCGATTCCTGTCGTGGGAGTTGTCCATCCTGGTGCCATTAGTGCTCTTAAAGTTACGAAAAGAGACCATGTTGCGATTATAGGAACAACAGGAACGATAGATAGCAAAGCGTATGAAAAAGCATTAAAGAGCATTAAAAGTGATGTTAAAGTGACAAGTTTAGCCTGCCCTCCATTCGTTCCATTAGTGGAGAACGGACTTTTTACTGGAGAAGAGGCGCAAGGAACGGTTGATCGAGTATTAAAACCGTTAGATGGCATTGGATATGATACCCTTATTTTAGGTTGTACACATTATCCTTTACTGAAAGATGTTATTTCCAAAAGAGTTGGTCCTTCGATAGAGATCATTTCTTCCGGTGATGAAACAGCTCGCGAGGTAAGTAGTCTTTTATACCATAAAAACTTGCTGTATACAGATGAGAGAAAGCCTCGTCATCGATTTTTTACAACGGGTGATGCCGCGCGTTTTAAAACATTGGCTGATGCTTGGCTAGAGATTGAAGTAGAACATGTAGAAACGATTGCGTTAGAACGTAATACGATATGA
- a CDS encoding MarR family winged helix-turn-helix transcriptional regulator, with translation MDHRQIEQIERSLRRVAEMVKQKGREILTQFPITPPQFVALQWLNEYGDMTIGELSTKMYLACSTTTDLVDRMEKNELVERVKDKNDRRVVRIHLLEKGQTIIEEVIKERQDYLENILQNFSSDEVDFLEKSLHVLHEEMKATRVN, from the coding sequence GTGGATCATCGCCAAATAGAGCAAATTGAACGTTCATTAAGACGAGTGGCTGAAATGGTTAAGCAAAAGGGCCGAGAAATCCTGACGCAATTTCCGATAACTCCACCACAGTTTGTAGCATTGCAATGGCTGAATGAATATGGTGATATGACGATCGGTGAATTATCTACAAAGATGTACTTAGCATGCAGCACGACGACAGACCTAGTAGATAGAATGGAAAAAAATGAGCTTGTTGAAAGAGTAAAAGATAAGAATGACCGACGTGTTGTTCGTATACACCTTTTAGAAAAAGGTCAGACGATCATTGAAGAAGTAATTAAGGAACGTCAAGACTATTTAGAGAATATATTACAGAACTTTTCTTCAGATGAAGTAGATTTTCTTGAGAAAAGTTTACATGTCCTTCATGAGGAAATGAAAGCAACGCGTGTAAATTAA
- the ptsP gene encoding phosphoenolpyruvate--protein phosphotransferase: MLKLTGIAASSGVAIAKAFVHEEPDMTIELKEIQDPATEVQRLDDALTKSKEELSVIKDKTEKELGPDKAEIFAAHLLVLSDPELVDAVKAKITDDKQNAEYAMNEVSSMFITMFENMDNEYMKERAADIRDVSKRVLGHLLDIEVQSLATISEETVIIAEDLTPSDTAQLNPVFIKGFATDIGGRTSHSAIMSRSLEIPAVVGAKEVTAKIKTGMTVIVDGLDGTVIVEPTEDEIVTYTKKRDDFMKQKAEWAKLVGEQTTTKDGQHVELAANIGTPKDLEGVINNGAEGIGLYRTEFLYMGRTELPTEDEQFDAYKEVVERMEGKPVVIRTLDIGGDKELPYLDLPKEMNPFLGFRAIRLCLEEQEIFRTQLRALLRASAYGNLKIMFPMIATLDEFRQAKAILLEEKSKLVDSGVTVSDEIEIGMMVEIPSTAVAADLFAKEVDFFSIGTNDLIQYTMAADRMNERVSYLYQPYHPAILRLVKMVVDAAHKEGKWAGMCGEMAGDEVAIPLLLGLGLDEFSMSATSILPARSQLLSLSKEELAVFANDMLYLDTADEVEQRVRATFMNE, translated from the coding sequence ATGCTTAAACTTACTGGTATCGCTGCTTCTTCTGGTGTAGCGATTGCAAAGGCCTTTGTACATGAAGAGCCGGATATGACAATTGAATTAAAAGAAATTCAAGATCCGGCAACAGAAGTACAACGTCTTGATGATGCATTAACGAAATCAAAAGAAGAACTTTCTGTTATTAAAGACAAAACAGAAAAAGAATTAGGACCTGATAAGGCAGAGATCTTTGCTGCCCATTTACTCGTTCTAAGCGATCCGGAGTTAGTTGATGCTGTGAAAGCTAAAATCACAGACGATAAGCAAAATGCCGAATATGCAATGAATGAAGTTTCTTCTATGTTTATTACGATGTTTGAAAACATGGATAATGAATATATGAAAGAACGTGCAGCCGATATTCGTGACGTATCAAAGCGTGTGCTTGGTCACTTACTAGACATTGAAGTACAGTCGCTAGCAACGATCTCTGAAGAGACGGTTATTATTGCGGAAGATTTAACGCCATCTGACACGGCGCAATTAAACCCTGTTTTTATCAAAGGGTTTGCAACCGATATTGGTGGGCGCACATCTCATTCGGCGATCATGTCAAGATCGTTAGAAATTCCGGCAGTAGTAGGAGCAAAAGAGGTCACTGCTAAAATCAAAACGGGTATGACTGTCATTGTTGATGGTTTAGATGGAACCGTAATCGTTGAACCTACAGAAGATGAAATTGTTACGTATACAAAGAAGCGTGATGATTTTATGAAGCAAAAAGCTGAGTGGGCAAAGCTTGTCGGAGAGCAAACGACGACGAAAGATGGTCAGCATGTTGAGCTTGCTGCAAACATTGGTACACCAAAGGATCTTGAAGGTGTAATTAATAATGGCGCTGAAGGCATTGGACTTTATCGTACAGAATTTCTTTATATGGGTAGAACAGAACTTCCTACAGAAGATGAGCAGTTTGACGCTTATAAAGAAGTAGTTGAACGTATGGAAGGCAAGCCGGTAGTTATTCGTACACTAGATATTGGTGGAGATAAAGAATTACCATATTTAGATTTACCGAAAGAGATGAATCCATTTCTTGGATTCCGCGCAATTAGATTATGTTTAGAGGAACAAGAGATTTTCCGCACGCAGTTACGTGCTTTATTACGTGCAAGTGCATATGGAAATCTTAAAATCATGTTCCCGATGATTGCAACACTTGATGAATTCCGTCAAGCAAAAGCAATTCTTTTAGAAGAAAAGAGCAAGCTTGTGGATTCTGGTGTTACCGTTTCAGATGAAATTGAAATCGGAATGATGGTTGAAATTCCTTCGACAGCTGTTGCTGCGGACTTATTCGCTAAAGAAGTTGATTTCTTTAGCATTGGAACAAATGATTTAATTCAATATACGATGGCTGCTGACAGAATGAACGAGCGTGTATCTTATTTATACCAACCGTATCACCCAGCAATCTTACGTCTAGTTAAAATGGTAGTAGATGCTGCCCATAAGGAAGGCAAATGGGCAGGGATGTGTGGTGAAATGGCTGGAGATGAGGTAGCGATCCCACTTTTATTAGGTCTGGGATTAGACGAGTTTAGTATGAGTGCTACTTCAATTTTACCTGCTCGCAGTCAATTGCTTTCTCTTTCAAAAGAAGAATTAGCTGTTTTTGCAAATGATATGCTCTACTTAGACACGGCTGATGAAGTTGAACAGCGTGTTAGAGCAACATTTATGAATGAGTAA
- a CDS encoding phosphocarrier protein HPr, whose protein sequence is MAEKTFKITADTGIHARPATQLVNKAGQFSSDITLEYNGKSVNLKSIMGVMSLGVGKGAEVTVKAEGSDADDALQAIEDVIKEGLGE, encoded by the coding sequence ATGGCAGAAAAAACGTTCAAAATTACAGCAGATACTGGTATCCACGCACGTCCAGCAACTCAATTAGTAAACAAGGCAGGTCAATTCTCTTCTGATATTACTCTTGAGTACAATGGTAAGTCTGTAAACTTAAAGTCAATTATGGGTGTAATGTCTTTAGGAGTAGGTAAAGGTGCAGAAGTAACGGTAAAAGCTGAAGGATCAGATGCAGATGACGCGTTACAAGCAATTGAAGATGTTATTAAGGAAGGATTAGGAGAATAA